A stretch of DNA from Micromonospora peucetia:
CCACGCAGGTGCGCCACGAAGTCCAGCGCCAGCCGCTCGCCGTAGAGGTCGCCGGAGAAGTCGAGCGCGTACGCCTCCACCCGCCGCTCCCGGCCCGAGAAGGTCGGGTTGGTGCCGACCGACACCGCCGCCGCCAGCGGCTCGGCGTGGCCCCGGCGCACCAGCCGGGCGGCGTAGACGCCGTCGGCGGGCACCGCCGCGTGCCGGTGGCAGAGCAGGTTGGCGGTGGGGAAACCCAGCTCACGGCCGCGCTGGTCACCCCGGACCACCACGCCCTCCACCCGGTGCGGGCGGCCGAGCGCGACGGCCGCCGCCGTCACGTCCCCCGCGTCGACGCAGGAGCGGATGTACGTGGAGGAGAAGACGGTGCCCGCCTCGGCGACCAGCGGGGCCCCCTCCACGGCGAAACCGAAGGTGCGGCCGAGCCGCTCCAGCAGCGCCACGTCACCGGCGGCCTTGTGCCCGAAGCGGAAGTTGTCCCCCACCACGACCAGGGCGGCGTGCAGGTACTCGACCAGGATGTCGTGCACGAACGCCTCGGCGGGCAGCCGGGAGAACTCGGGGGTGAACGGCACCACACAGAGCACGTCCACGCCGAGCGCCTCGATCAGCTCGGCCTTGCGGGCGGTCTCGGTGAGCACCGCCGGGTGCGAGCCGGGGCGCACCACCTCGGCCGGGTGCGGGTCGAACGTGACCACCACCGACTTCACGCCCAGCTCGCGAGCCCGGGACACGGCGTGCCCAATGGTCGCCTGGTGCCCCTTGTGCACACCGTCGAAGACGCCGATGGTGACGACCGACCGTCCCCAGCCGCCGGGCGCCGCGTCGTACCCCCGCCACCGCTGCATGCCGCTCCTCCCCTGCCTCTCCGGCGGCCCGCACCGGCCGCCGGTCCTCCGCACCCCCGCCTCAGGCGGGGGCGAGCACGATCTCCGCGCGGGCCCGGCCGTCCCGCTCGCTGACGATAGCGATCAGCCCGCCGTCGGGGCCGAAGACCGCGTAGGGGCCGAGAATTCCCGCCGGGTCGAGCGGCCCGCCGTGGGAGAGCACCTTCGCCTCGTCGGCGCCGGCGTCGCGGCGCGGGAAGAACCGGTCGGCCGCCGCGTCGAGCGGCAGGTTCACCACCTCGGGGGCACGTTCCTCCAGCTCGTCGAGGGCGGCGGCCTCCGCTAGGGCGAAGCCACCGACGGCGGTACGGCGCAGCGCCGACAGGTGACCACCCACCCCGAGCGCCAGCCCCGCGTCCCGGGCGATGGCCCGGATGTACGTCCCGGACGAGCAGGTCACGTCGATGTCAACGTCGACGACGTCCGGGGAGTCCCGGCGCACCGCCAGCAGCTCCAGCCGGGACACCGTGACCCGGCGGGCGGGCAGCTCGACGGTCTCCCCGTCGCGCACCCGCTTGTACGCCCGCTGTCCGTCGACCTTGATGGCGCTGACCGCGCTCGGCACCTGGTCGATCTCGCCGGTCAGCGCGGCCAGCGCGCCCCGGATCGCCTCGTCGGTGACCTGGCCGGCCGGCGTGGTGGCGATCACGTCGCCCTCGGCGTCGTCGGTGACCGTGGCCTGGCCGAGCCGGACGGTGGCGGTGTAGCTCTTGCCGGCGCCGATCACGTAGGTGAGCAGGCGGGTGGCCCGCCCGACCCCGATCACCAGCACGCCGGTCGCCATCGGGTCGAGGGTGCCGCCGTGCCCCACCCGACGGGTCCGCGCCAATCGGCGAATCCGCGCCACCACGTCGTGCGACGTCATGCCGCCGGGCTTGTCGACCACGATCAGACCGTCTGTGCTCACGACACCCAAGACTGCCAGATCGCACCGGACGCCCCGCCGCCGCCGTACGCGGGTCGGGTGGACGGCCGGCGCGGCGTCCACCGGTAGGGCAGCGTTGTCCGCGGGGGGCCGCGCGGGACCACGGCGGGGTGCGGCGGGTGCGAAGATCATGCGCCCTCTCCACGTACCCACCCCTGGACTGACCGATGAGCACCGACCAGCGGCCCACGGCGCCGCGCACCGACCCGTACGCGGATCTTCCCGAGGAGCCCGTACGCATTCCGGACTGGATGCGCGAGGCGCAGTCGGACCACGTACCGACCCGCTCGGAGCGGCTCCGACTGGGCTGGGAGAGGCACGCCGGGAAGCTGCTCGGAAGCGTCGCCGCCCTGGTGGTGCTGTCGTTCCTCGCGGTGCTGGGCCTGGTCGGATTCGGCTTCTACGACCGGGTCCGCGACAACGGCCCCTTCCTGCCCGACCGCCTGGCGCCCGGTCCGGTCCGTCCCACCGACGCCGCCGGCAACTCGGTCAGCCCGTGGGCGGCCACCCCGGCGGAGTCGTACGCCGCCGGGAAGAACGCCATCGTCTTGCCGCCGGCGAAGGCCGTCGGACCGTTCACCCGGAAGCATGTGGCCGACGGCCTGACCAAAGTACGGCAGGCGCTCATCGAGGGCCGGATCGACGTGTCGATGTTGACGATCAACGATCCGGAGCCCTTCCTCCGCCTGATCGCCCCGGACAACCGGGATGAGGTCCGAGGCGACCTGGCGGACGGCGTGGCGCTGAACTACGTCACCCGGGTGGAGGACAGGGCCGACCCCCGGTTGGACGGCAAGGACACGGTCCGCGCGAAGGGCACCGTCACCTACCGGGCGACCACCGATCCCAACGGCATCCGGGTGCTGGAGATCACCACCAGCTTCATCTGGGTCTACCACTTCGACCTCTGGCGGGCCCAGGAGCACCCGCCCGGCACGGAGCTGGTCACCGTGCGAGACGAGGTGGTCTGGCACCTCCCGTACGCCGACGACGTACAGCCCTCCTCGCGAGGGTTGTGGGTGCACGAGGCGGCAAGCACGATGTACAACGCCGACTGTGCCGGGATCAAGCGCGGATTCCTCGCTCTGGACCACGATGAGCCGCTGCGCCGCCGACCCACGGCCACGCCGACCGGCGACGTCTACGACCCGAACTGGCGGCCCGGCGACGGCGAGAGCTGCTGACGGTGACGACAGGAGCGCCGACGCCCGCCGGCAGGCCGCCCGCCCACGAGCACCGCGCCCGTGTCGAGCTGCCGGAGTGGATGCGCGAACCGACGCCACCGCGGTTGACCATCGGCCGCCGGGTCTCGGAACTGGTGGAGCGGCTGCCGGCGTTGCGTGAGGCCCGCCTGTCGCTGTGGCGGTGGCGGGACCGGACCAGGTGGAGTGAGTCCCACCCGAGGATCACGGCGGTCGTGTCATTCTTCGTCGTGGCGGCGGTGGCGACCGTACTGGTCACCGGTGCTCTCTACCTGTTCCATCTGATCATGCTCGGCGAGGTCTGACGGAAGAGCGCCGGTGCCCGACCGGTCACCACGCGGTCCTGAGGCTCACCGCACCGCACCGACCACGGCCCAGGCCCCGGAGCGCAGCCGCAGCAGCAGGGCGACCAGCCGGAGAACCACGAAGAGCGTGAGCCCCGCCCAGATGCCGCCGAGCCCGAGGTCGAGCCCGTACGCCAGCCAGATCGCCGGCAGGAAGCCGGCGAGCGCGGCCACGACGGTGAGGTTACGCAGGTAGCGGACGTCGCCCGCGCCGATCAGCACGCCGTCGAGGGCGAACACGACACCGGCCAGCGGCAGCATCGCCACGAACCACGGCCAGGCGAGCATGGCCTGGTCGCGTACCTGCGGATCGGAGCTGAACCAGCCGGGGACCACGCCGGCCCCGGCGGCGATGAGCACGGCGAACGCCACGCCGCAGGCGCCGCCGAGCAGCCCGATCCGGCGGGCGAGCTCCCGGGCGGCGGCGGCGTCGCCGGCCCCGAGGGCGGCGCCGACCAGGGACTGGGCGGCGATGGCGAGCGCGTCGAGCACCAGCGCGGTGAAGAACCACAGTTGCAGGGCGATCTGGTGTGCGCCCACGGCGGCGACCCCGAAGCGGGCGGCGACGGCGGTGGCGGAGAGGAAGCTGGCCTGGAACGCGACGCCCCGAATCAGCAGGTCCCGGCTGAGCGCCAACTGCTGCCCGATCAGCCTCGGGCGGGGTCGCAGCGAGATCCGTTCGGCGACCAGCGCCCCGGCGAAGAGCACGCCGCCGATGGTCTGGGCGATCACGTTGGCCACCGCGGAGCCGACCAGTCCCAGCCCGGCCGGATAGACCAGCAGCGGGCAGAGCACGGCGGAGAGCAGGTTCGGGCCGAGCACGAACAGCAGTGGGCGGCGGGTGTCCTGCACGCCGCGCAGCCAGCCGTTGCCGGCGGCGGCGAGCAGCAGGCCGGGGGCGCCGAGCGCCGCGACCCGCAGCCACTGCGCGGCGGCGTCGGCCACCTCGCCCGGGCCTCCGGCGAGGGTACGCGCCAACGCCCCGCCGCCGAACTGCATGCCGAGCGCGACCAGCACCCCCACCCCGAGGGCCAGCCAGGAGGCCTGGACGCCCTCGGCGACGGCGGACGCCCGGTCGCCTGCCCCGAACCGTCGGGCCGACCGCCCCGTGGTGCCGTACGCGACCACGGTGCCGAGCCAGGTGATGAGCGTCAGCACCGTCCCGCCGATGGCCAGGGCGGCCAGTGGCACCCGGCCGAGGTGCCCCACCACCGCCGTGTCCACGAGCACGTAGATCGGTTCGGCGGCCAGCACCACCAGCGCCGGCAGGGCCAGCGCGGCGATCCGGCGGGGCGTGACGGACCGGGGCTCGGTGTGGACGGATTGGCTCATCGCCGTCGATCCTGGCACGGGGCAGGTAAGGATCGCAAGCTGTGCGATCACTTACCGCGAGTCGCCTTCACCGCAGGTCGGCTTCCGTGTGGTCAGCTTTCCAGGGGGTGTCACCTTTCCGGGGTCACCTTTCCGGGGTCACCTTTCCGGGACGGTCGGCTTTCCGGGAGGGTTGGCTTTCCGGGGGTCAGATGGACGACGCTCACGGCACCGAGCAGGAGCACTCCCCCGACGACCACCGGCGCGGGCAGCGACTCACCGACGAGCCAGCCCGCGAGCAGCACGGCGGTGAGCGGCTCCGCCAGGGTGGACAGCGCGGCGGCGCTGCCGGTGATGCTGCGCAACCCCGCGTAGAACAGGGCGTACGCCACCGCTGTGGTGACCACCCCGAGGTGCACCAGCAGGCCGACGGGCGCGAGCCGGGCCGGCACGCCGATCCCCTCGGCCAGCGCGATCGGGGCCAGCGCCAACGCACCCACCACTGCGGACACGGTGGTGAGCGTCATTGGCGCGACACGCTGCGCGGCGTGCCGGCTCAGCACGGTGCTGGCGGCATAGCCCACCCCCGAGCCGA
This window harbors:
- a CDS encoding bifunctional riboflavin kinase/FAD synthetase, giving the protein MQRWRGYDAAPGGWGRSVVTIGVFDGVHKGHQATIGHAVSRARELGVKSVVVTFDPHPAEVVRPGSHPAVLTETARKAELIEALGVDVLCVVPFTPEFSRLPAEAFVHDILVEYLHAALVVVGDNFRFGHKAAGDVALLERLGRTFGFAVEGAPLVAEAGTVFSSTYIRSCVDAGDVTAAAVALGRPHRVEGVVVRGDQRGRELGFPTANLLCHRHAAVPADGVYAARLVRRGHAEPLAAAVSVGTNPTFSGRERRVEAYALDFSGDLYGERLALDFVAHLRGQIRYDAIEPLIAQMGQDVERTRRALD
- the truB gene encoding tRNA pseudouridine(55) synthase TruB; protein product: MSTDGLIVVDKPGGMTSHDVVARIRRLARTRRVGHGGTLDPMATGVLVIGVGRATRLLTYVIGAGKSYTATVRLGQATVTDDAEGDVIATTPAGQVTDEAIRGALAALTGEIDQVPSAVSAIKVDGQRAYKRVRDGETVELPARRVTVSRLELLAVRRDSPDVVDVDIDVTCSSGTYIRAIARDAGLALGVGGHLSALRRTAVGGFALAEAAALDELEERAPEVVNLPLDAAADRFFPRRDAGADEAKVLSHGGPLDPAGILGPYAVFGPDGGLIAIVSERDGRARAEIVLAPA
- a CDS encoding MATE family efflux transporter: MSQSVHTEPRSVTPRRIAALALPALVVLAAEPIYVLVDTAVVGHLGRVPLAALAIGGTVLTLITWLGTVVAYGTTGRSARRFGAGDRASAVAEGVQASWLALGVGVLVALGMQFGGGALARTLAGGPGEVADAAAQWLRVAALGAPGLLLAAAGNGWLRGVQDTRRPLLFVLGPNLLSAVLCPLLVYPAGLGLVGSAVANVIAQTIGGVLFAGALVAERISLRPRPRLIGQQLALSRDLLIRGVAFQASFLSATAVAARFGVAAVGAHQIALQLWFFTALVLDALAIAAQSLVGAALGAGDAAAARELARRIGLLGGACGVAFAVLIAAGAGVVPGWFSSDPQVRDQAMLAWPWFVAMLPLAGVVFALDGVLIGAGDVRYLRNLTVVAALAGFLPAIWLAYGLDLGLGGIWAGLTLFVVLRLVALLLRLRSGAWAVVGAVR